The Pseudodesulfovibrio sp. JC047 genome includes the window CATTCCGGAGAGACTTGATTTTCGTCTGGACCGCATCAAGGATCCGTTTCAGCCGTCTCTTTTCATTTTTGTCTTCTTCTCGAACCGCATCAAAATACAATGGCCAAAGCCGCTCCTCTTCGGCCATGTAGACGTCAATCACATCCTCCACGGCCGCCTTGACCGTATCCAATTCATCAAGCTCCCAGTGATGACCATTGAAAACGAGCCATTCCTTGGTCTGCTTATTGAAGACGTACCGCCCCTGATGGAGAGCCGCGAACAGCATGCCATCACCCAGCTGCCCCGACTTGGCGCACTTGCGAATAAAATCGGATGAGGGTCCGGCCTTTTCATCAGATTCGCCGACAATCGCCTCTTCCTCCTCACGCCGAACCTCAATCATCTTCCTGATATCGACGACTTCCCCGACAGGGTCGCCAGCAACGGATTCATTTTTATTATCAGCCACGCTTGATCTCCAGATTCGATTTCACCTCTAAAAGCACAGGCACAAACCAAAAAAAATGTTTCACAGCATCCCGCAAAAACATCCCTTTTTCCCAAATTCCCACCCAAACAAAAAAAACACCCACGCACAAACCCTGCGATGCTCGCGACCCGTATACGAGAAGCCGTAGGAAGGACCCATGAAGACAAGGGCCATATTGGACCATTTGACGAGATTTTGAATAAGGAGGAAGCGGAGGAGGCGAATAACACCAGTCCCCACAAGAACAAAAGCGGATGCGACCGTCCCGGTCGAAATTTCGAAAAGAACTAACCAACAATATATAAAAAAACACCAACAACCTCTCTTTGTACAAAAAAAATTGCTGGTGGTTTTACTCACCTTTTACAAGGTTAAAAAGATGGTCAAGAGGGGGCAGATGACAACCTAAAACATAGGTTTACCGTGTGATTAAGGGGCTTTAGCACCTTCACACGGTGGAAGTCACAGGTTCAAATCCCGTATCGCCCACCAATTTGTTCAAAAGGAAACGGGTGCTTGAATATTCAAGCACCCGTTTTTTCGTGCAGACTCCTTTTCTCTCTATTTGCTCAGGGTCTTTTCATACAGTATGGTCGTCATCTGGCCGAGGACCATGACACGCCATATTCGAAACAACAGGAACACCCCATGCAAAACTTTTTCGCGACACTGATCGGCCTTGTTGGTGCCGGATTTGTTCTCTCCTTTTGTCTCGGGCCGGGAGAAACATTATCCTCGTGGGACGTGTTTCTTTCCCTGGTTATCGGCATCCCTATAGTACTCGGTGCTGTCATGCTGTTCGGCTCGTCTTCCGACTCAGGACAACCTTGCTCACGTCTAAAAAACAAATAGGTCACGAATTTCGTCGGCTTCAAATGTTCTCCCACTTGACAGGGGAGACGGAACACGGTTCAACCACGGAACATTTTTTCAGCAGCCAAGGAAAATCTTATGACCTCCACGCATATCCAGACCATCTCCCATGAATTGTCGCTAAAACCGCAACATGTTAAAGCCGTGGCCGCACTCCTCGACGAAGGGGCGACGGTTCCTTTTATTTCCCGCTACCGCAAGGAAGCCACCGGCACCATGGATGAAGTCAAGGTCGCCGGGGTTCGCGACCGTTTGCTCGAATTGGCAGACTTCGACAAACGACGGGATGCCATTCTTGCATCACTCACAGAACGTGACCTCCTTACCGAAGCGTTACAGCACGCCATCACAACCGCTCAGGACAAAGCCCGACTTGAAGATATTTATCTGCCCTATCGCCCCAAACGGCGCACTCGGGCGGCCATGGCCAAAGAACGAGGACTTGAACCGTTGGCTCACACGCTGATGAGCCAACGAGGCTGTGATCCCCACGCCGAAGCCAAACGGTTTATCAATCCCCAAAAAGATGTCACGGACAGCGAAGCGGCTCTGGCTGGAGCGCGCGACATCATCGCCGAAAATATCAATGAAAATCCAAAGGCCCGGGCAGCCATGCGAACACTGTTCGTCAAACGGGGACGATTCACATCGTGCGTTGCCAAAGGACAGGAAGACGCTGGTGCGACCTATCGAGATTGGTTTGAATGGGACGAACCACTGGCGCGCATCCCCGGACACCGGGCGTTAGCCATGTTTCGAGGCGAAAATGAAAAGCACTTGAAACTTTCCCTTCGTCCACCGGAAGAAGAAGCCACGGGACTGCTGCATCGATCAATTGTGCGAGGCTCTGGAGCGGACTCCCGCGAAGTCGGAAAGGCTTTGGATGAGTGTTATAAACGACTCCTCGGCCCATCCATGGAGAATGAAGTCCGTGCCGAAGTCAAAAAACGGGCCGACGCAGAGGCCATTGGCGTTTTTTCCGCCAACCTTCGGGAACTTCTTTTGGCTGCCCCACTGGGACAAAAACGCGTGCTCGCCCTTGATCCCGGATTCCGAACCGGAGCGAAACTCACGGTGCTTGATGCCCAAGGTGCACTCAAGGAACACACGACCATTTTCCCCACCGGGTCAAAAAAACAACAGGACAACGCCAGACACACCCTGACGACGCTCTGTTCCCAATATGCCGTTGAAGCTATTGCCATTGGAAATGGAACTGCGGGCCGTGAAACCGAAAGTTTTGTCAATGAATTGCATCTCGACATTCCGGTGGCACTGGTCAATGAAGCAGGCGCATCCATCTATTCCGCTTCCGAAGTGGCCCGCCGGGAATTTCCCGATCTGGACCTGACCGTGCGCGGCTCGGTGTCCATCGGACGCCGCCTCATGGACCCATTGGCCGAACTGGTCAAAATCGATCCCAAATCCATCGGCGTGGGGCAATATCAGCACGACGTTGACCAAAAAGCCTTGAAAAAAGGACTTGATGACGTGGTTGAACGATGCGTGAACTCTGTGGGTGTTGATGTGAATACCGCAAGCCGGGAACTCCTCGCTTTCGTCTCCGGCCTTGGCCCGGTCCTGGCTGACAACATCATTGCCTATCGGGATGAACACGGCCCATTCACCACACGTCGCCAACTGCTCAAAGTCAAACGACTTGGCCCCAAGGCCTTTGAACAGGCTGCCGGATTCCTTCGCGTGACAGGCAAAGACCCTCTGGATGCCAGTGCGGTCCACCCTGAGCGATACGCGCTGGTCAAAAAGATGGCCAAGGACGCCAATTGCACGGTCAAAGACCTCATCACGGATGAAACGCGCAGAACAAGTATTGCCATTGAAAACTACGTGTCTCAAAACGTGGGACTGCCGACACTCCAGGATATCATGGCCGAACTGGCACGACCAGGACGGGACCCACGAGCCGAATTCAGTGCCTTTTCCTTTGCCGAAGGCATTCACGATATCAAAGACCTTCATGAAGGAATGAAGCTCCCAGGTATTGTGACCAACGTCACCAAATTCGGGGCATTCGTCGATATCGGCGTTCATCGGGACGGTCTGGTTCATATCAGCCAATTGGCGGACGTCTTTGTCCGCGATCCTGCCGACGTGGTTGCCGCAGGACGTGAAGTCGAAGTGACGGTTATCGGTATCGACCAAAAACGGGGCCGAATAAATTTGAGCATGAAAAAAAACGGAACCGCCTAAAACAGTAAAATTGCGGCACCCAACTTTCCTCTGACCACCAAAAAAGGAACCGGCACAGTCAGTTGTGTCGGTTCCAAAAATAAAGAATCCGTCGATTATTCAAAAAACACCTGAATCCCGACAGGATCATCCATGGCCCGAAGCCGAGCAAGAAAATCCCATCCCGTCATTCCCCCGCCTTCGACAATCATCGATTCTTTCCCGTCAAGAAAGTCAGCCAAAATCACAGGCTCTACGACAATTCCGCGCCCCAAGACATCAACCGCAGTTTCCACGGCAAGCGTGCTGAAAATTTTCATTGAAACAGTCACGGGAATAGCCGTTCTTTCTTTCCGGTCCTTGTGGACTGAAATATCACTCCGAAAACTCTTATACGGATTATCCCGCCCCATGACGATCCCGACAATGCCGGGCATTGCCCCACCAAGTGCGAACCTGTCTCCATCATGGACGAAGACCGTATCAATATCGTCCACAGGCCTGTTATTGCGAAAAATGGTTCGAACGGTTTCATCGATAAAAGTATCGGCATAGCCTAACGCATTCTGCAACAATTCTCGAACAGACATTCCTGAAACTCCATGCAGGAAAAAGCCTTTTTGCAAAAGAAAATTCCAGCCAGAAACGGCTGTCGCTGCCATTCGTATTTTCAGGAAATCAACATTGTTCATTCTTTACCCCACGTTGGACAAACGGCTGTCGCCTCGGCCTTTACATTATGTCCGACCGAACACAATCTATTGTTTTTTTTGACATTATTCTTCAAACGAGTATATGAAGCAAGTAATTTGTTAAGGTATTATTACCGCGTCAACTTGAACGCATACATATCAACTCAAGCAGAGGGTAATCTCATGCCTCAGATTCTCAGAATCAACTGCCGTACCAAAGAGTACACCTTTGAAGATGTCGGTCCTTACGTCAACCTCGGAGGTCGCGCTCTGACCTCCCGCATCATCAACAAGGAAGTTCCTGCAGATTGCCATCCGCTGTCCGCAGAGAACAAACTCGTCTTTGCAACCGGTTTGTTGGGAGGGTCCACTGCCGCCAACTCTGGTCGTTTGTCCGTGGGCACCAAATCCCCATTGACCGGCGGCATCAAAGAGTCCAACTCCGGCGGCCTGTTTGCGCACAAAATGCCAAAAATGGACCTGCTTGCCATTATTCTCGAAGACAAGCCCGCAGAAGAAGCCCCTTTTTCCACTCTGTTCATCACAGATGACAAGGTTGAATTTCGCGATGCCACCGATATTGTCGGTATGGATAACTACCCCGCTCACGACAAACTGCTGGACGAATACGGTAACAAGCTGATTGCCGCAATCATCGGACCAGCGGGGGAAACCGTGCGCACGACTGCGACCATCCAGTTCACTGACCCGTACAAACGTCCGGCTCGTTCCGCTGGTCGTGGCGGCACCGGTGCAGTCATGGGGTCCAAAAAGATCAAGGCCATTGTCCTTGATCCCGAATTCACCAACAAGGTCGGCCCGGTTGATACCGAAGCGTTCAAGACCGCCCGGTCCACCTGGGTCAAGATTCTTAAAGGCCATCCTGTCACATCCGAAGGATTGCCCGGTTTCGGAACCGCTATTCTTGTGAACCTGGTGAACGAGGCGGGAGCCATGCCCACCAAGAACTTCCGCTATGGTCAATGTGAACACGCGGCCGATATCTCCGGCGAAAAGATGGCTGAGATCATCGAATCACGGAAAGGCAAGACCACTGAAGGCTGTCACACTGGCTGTATCATTCAGTGCTCCCAGCAATATAACGACGCTGACGGCAACTACCTGACCTCTGGTTTCGAATACGAGACCATTTGGGCATTTGGCGCCAACGCACTGATTAAGGACTTTGACGACATCGCCACCATGGACCGCATCTGTGACGAAAAGGGAATGGACACCATCGAAGCCGGCAACACCATTGCAGTGGCCATGGATGGCGGTATCATTCCCTGGGGTGACGGCAAGGCTGCCATCGAACTGCTGAAAAAAGTCGGAACAGACGATCCCATGGGAATGATCATCGGCAACGGTGTTCAATTCGCAGGTGGAGCGTTTGGTGTTGATCGGCTTCCCACCGTCAAGCGTCAATCCATGCCTGCCTATGACCCGCGCGCGGTCAAGGGCGTCGGCGTGACCTACGCCACCACGGCCATGGGGGCTGACCACACCGCCGGATACGGCGTGACTGCCAACCTGCTCGGTGTCGGCGGAACCATTGACGGCCTCAAAAAAGACGGCAATATCGAGCTGTCCAAGAACTTGCAGATCGCCACTGCGGCCATTGATTCCATGGGCTTCTGCCTGTTCGTGGCCTTTGCGGTTCTGGATTCCGAAAACGGTGTGCAAACCATGGCTGATCTGGTGCAGGCCTGGACCGGCAATCCCTTCACCGCAGACGATCTGATCGCGCTGGGTGTTCGGGCCATGCAGGACGAGCAAGCGTTCAACGAACGCGCCGGATTCACCAAGGCGGACGACAAGCTGCCCCGTTTCTTTGAAAACGAACCGCTTCCGCCGCACAATGTCACGTGGGATTATGACGAAGACGAGCTTCAGGCCGCCAAAGCGTAATTCCTCTCTTCATCGAATGCAAAGGCCGGGGGTTCCCCGGCCTTTTTTCGTCTGTTGACCCACTCTCTTCAAATGGCTAGATTGGATTCATGGGAATAGAAATAAAATGCTTTGCAACATTGGCGCAGTTCCTGCCGGAAAACAGCGATGAGTACCCGATTGAAACCAAAGAAACGGTTCGAACGCTCGTCGCAAAACTCGGTATCCCCAAAGATGACGTCACCCTCATTTTCATCAATGCAGCACGCTCCGACTTGGACACCGAACTACATGACGGCGATAGAGTGGGATTATTTCCACCGGTCGGAGGCGGTTGATTCATGAAAAATCTTCTCGCAGAGATCCAAGCATCGGCCAAGAACTCGCTGCTTCCCTGGGGAGAAACCGGAGCGATCCTCCCGACTGCCGACGTGTCAGCATTGGCGACACGACATGGCATGTCTGGTCATGATGTTGAACGACACGCTTTGACAGAGGGCATTTATCCACTCCGATATCTCAGGAATATGCAGTCCTTTACAACGGATGCCCAAATTAATTTGTTGGAAGCAACCATTGCGCAGGTCGGTCTCGGGGGCCTCGGGGGGAATTTGTTGGAACAATTCCTTCGGATGGGGGTTGGAACGATTCGGACCGCCGACGGCGACCACTTCGAAGAAAGCAACCTGAATAGACAGGAGCTTTCCACGATTGAAACTCTCAATAAATCCAAAGCTCGAACAGCCATGGTCCGCGCAACCTCGGTCAACCCGTCCGTCGACTTTTCAGCCACAGACACCTTCCTCACTACAGAATCACTTCCCGAATTTCTGTCAGGAGCCACTGTCGCCATTGACGCACTCGGCGGATTGGAATCCAGACTCCATCTGCAAAAAGCGGCCGCACAGGTCGGCATTCCCCTCGTGACCGGTGCCTTGGCCGGATGGACAGGATATGTCGGCGTGGTCATGCCCGGTGATATCGGCCCTGCGGACATCATGGGTGTTGATAATGAGGCAGAAGGCATTCTCGGTTGCCCGGCTCCTGCGGTCGCGCTGATAGCATCCCTCATGGCAACCCAGACTTTCAAGGTGTTGACTGGCGATCCCTCTCTCATGCAACAGACAATGATTATCGTGGACCTTGCCACGACGACGTTCGAAACGATATCGATTTAATAAGGCGTTCTCGTTGCACTGAAATTATGCTTCCGTTGACTTAATACGAAAGTTCCTGCATATATTTCAAGAACAGCGACTCAATATTTTTTTCTTACATCAATACATAGATTTGGCACTTTATCATGACAAAAGAACAGGATACCACTCTCCGCCTTCGAATTTGGCTCGAACAAAAAGACAAGACCTACATCGGCATCGGAAGCACACTGCTTCTCA containing:
- a CDS encoding Tex family protein → MTSTHIQTISHELSLKPQHVKAVAALLDEGATVPFISRYRKEATGTMDEVKVAGVRDRLLELADFDKRRDAILASLTERDLLTEALQHAITTAQDKARLEDIYLPYRPKRRTRAAMAKERGLEPLAHTLMSQRGCDPHAEAKRFINPQKDVTDSEAALAGARDIIAENINENPKARAAMRTLFVKRGRFTSCVAKGQEDAGATYRDWFEWDEPLARIPGHRALAMFRGENEKHLKLSLRPPEEEATGLLHRSIVRGSGADSREVGKALDECYKRLLGPSMENEVRAEVKKRADAEAIGVFSANLRELLLAAPLGQKRVLALDPGFRTGAKLTVLDAQGALKEHTTIFPTGSKKQQDNARHTLTTLCSQYAVEAIAIGNGTAGRETESFVNELHLDIPVALVNEAGASIYSASEVARREFPDLDLTVRGSVSIGRRLMDPLAELVKIDPKSIGVGQYQHDVDQKALKKGLDDVVERCVNSVGVDVNTASRELLAFVSGLGPVLADNIIAYRDEHGPFTTRRQLLKVKRLGPKAFEQAAGFLRVTGKDPLDASAVHPERYALVKKMAKDANCTVKDLITDETRRTSIAIENYVSQNVGLPTLQDIMAELARPGRDPRAEFSAFSFAEGIHDIKDLHEGMKLPGIVTNVTKFGAFVDIGVHRDGLVHISQLADVFVRDPADVVAAGREVEVTVIGIDQKRGRINLSMKKNGTA
- a CDS encoding aldehyde ferredoxin oxidoreductase C-terminal domain-containing protein — its product is MPQILRINCRTKEYTFEDVGPYVNLGGRALTSRIINKEVPADCHPLSAENKLVFATGLLGGSTAANSGRLSVGTKSPLTGGIKESNSGGLFAHKMPKMDLLAIILEDKPAEEAPFSTLFITDDKVEFRDATDIVGMDNYPAHDKLLDEYGNKLIAAIIGPAGETVRTTATIQFTDPYKRPARSAGRGGTGAVMGSKKIKAIVLDPEFTNKVGPVDTEAFKTARSTWVKILKGHPVTSEGLPGFGTAILVNLVNEAGAMPTKNFRYGQCEHAADISGEKMAEIIESRKGKTTEGCHTGCIIQCSQQYNDADGNYLTSGFEYETIWAFGANALIKDFDDIATMDRICDEKGMDTIEAGNTIAVAMDGGIIPWGDGKAAIELLKKVGTDDPMGMIIGNGVQFAGGAFGVDRLPTVKRQSMPAYDPRAVKGVGVTYATTAMGADHTAGYGVTANLLGVGGTIDGLKKDGNIELSKNLQIATAAIDSMGFCLFVAFAVLDSENGVQTMADLVQAWTGNPFTADDLIALGVRAMQDEQAFNERAGFTKADDKLPRFFENEPLPPHNVTWDYDEDELQAAKA
- a CDS encoding MoaD/ThiS family protein gives rise to the protein MGIEIKCFATLAQFLPENSDEYPIETKETVRTLVAKLGIPKDDVTLIFINAARSDLDTELHDGDRVGLFPPVGGG
- a CDS encoding ThiF family adenylyltransferase, producing MKNLLAEIQASAKNSLLPWGETGAILPTADVSALATRHGMSGHDVERHALTEGIYPLRYLRNMQSFTTDAQINLLEATIAQVGLGGLGGNLLEQFLRMGVGTIRTADGDHFEESNLNRQELSTIETLNKSKARTAMVRATSVNPSVDFSATDTFLTTESLPEFLSGATVAIDALGGLESRLHLQKAAAQVGIPLVTGALAGWTGYVGVVMPGDIGPADIMGVDNEAEGILGCPAPAVALIASLMATQTFKVLTGDPSLMQQTMIIVDLATTTFETISI